A genomic window from Deltaproteobacteria bacterium IMCC39524 includes:
- the trpB gene encoding tryptophan synthase subunit beta: MSYQEPDPRGHFGQFGGRYVAETLMPALLELEENYKQCQLDPLFQAEFDSYLKNYVGRPSPLYFAERLTEHLGGAKIYLKREDLNHTGAHKVNNTVGQILLARRMGKRKVIAETGAGQHGVATATVAALFGLQCDIFMGTEDIRRQSLNVFRMKLLGARVHEVTSGTATLKDAMNEALRYWVTHVRDTFYVIGTVAGPHPYPQMVRDFQSVIGHESKQQLMEAEGLLPDVAVACIGGGSNAMGLFYPFVNDASVRLIGVEAAGLGVETGKHAASISAGRVGVLHGNKTYLLQDEDGQIQHAHSISAGLDYPGVGPEHALLKDLGRAEYVSVTDDEALAAFRMITEMEGIIPALESAHAIAYLLKLAPELSPEKVVLVCLSGRGDKDIHTVAEAMGVDL; encoded by the coding sequence ATGAGCTATCAAGAGCCTGATCCCCGCGGGCATTTCGGCCAGTTCGGCGGTCGCTATGTTGCTGAAACTCTGATGCCAGCATTGCTGGAGTTGGAGGAAAACTATAAGCAATGTCAGTTAGACCCCTTATTTCAGGCCGAGTTTGATTCGTATCTTAAAAATTATGTCGGTCGCCCAAGTCCACTTTATTTCGCTGAGAGGCTCACCGAACATCTCGGTGGTGCAAAGATATACCTCAAGCGTGAAGATCTAAATCATACCGGTGCTCATAAAGTTAATAATACTGTTGGTCAGATTCTCCTGGCCCGCCGTATGGGAAAACGCAAGGTGATTGCTGAAACCGGTGCCGGCCAGCATGGTGTTGCCACCGCGACGGTTGCCGCTCTCTTTGGTCTGCAATGCGATATTTTTATGGGTACCGAGGACATCAGACGTCAGTCTCTCAACGTCTTTCGCATGAAGTTGCTCGGTGCTCGCGTCCATGAAGTGACCAGCGGCACGGCTACACTTAAGGACGCAATGAACGAGGCTCTGCGCTATTGGGTGACTCATGTCCGCGATACCTTCTACGTGATCGGGACTGTCGCCGGACCGCATCCCTATCCGCAAATGGTCCGTGATTTCCAATCAGTTATCGGTCACGAATCCAAGCAACAGCTTATGGAAGCCGAGGGCCTCTTGCCTGATGTGGCCGTCGCCTGCATAGGCGGCGGGTCTAATGCGATGGGGCTTTTCTATCCCTTCGTCAATGACGCGTCTGTACGCCTGATAGGAGTCGAAGCGGCCGGTCTTGGTGTGGAGACGGGGAAACATGCAGCGAGTATCTCTGCTGGCCGGGTTGGCGTTCTGCACGGCAATAAAACCTATCTTCTCCAGGATGAGGATGGCCAGATTCAACACGCCCACTCAATTTCGGCTGGGCTCGATTATCCGGGTGTCGGACCGGAACATGCTCTTCTCAAGGATCTTGGCCGCGCTGAATATGTTTCGGTGACCGATGATGAAGCTTTGGCTGCCTTCCGTATGATTACAGAAATGGAAGGGATCATTCCGGCGCTTGAAAGCGCTCACGCAATCGCCTATCTCCTCAAACTTGCTCCCGAGCTTTCTCCCGAGAAGGTTGTTCTGGTTTGTCTTTCAGGCCGTGGAGACAAGGATATACATACCGTTGCCGAAGCAATGGGTGTGGACCTCTAA
- the accD gene encoding acetyl-CoA carboxylase, carboxyltransferase subunit beta, with amino-acid sequence MAWFKKSKAPIAPVGSKKVQMPEGLWTKCKNCEEIIYSKEIERNLNVCPKCDYHFRISARERIDLVIDEGTFNETDPDMASVDFLKFKDSKKYVDRIKAAVAKNGGGDAVVTGSGLMNGQEVVVAVFDFAFLGGSMGSVVGEKITRAIELGLENKAPVMVFSSSGGARMQESILSLMQMAKTSAALAKLKKAGIPFISVLTDPTTGGVTASFAMLGDLNVAEPKALIGFAGPRVIEQTIRQQLPEGFQRSEYLLDHGMVDMIVSRQEMKARLSQALRIFTQQASAS; translated from the coding sequence ATGGCCTGGTTTAAAAAGTCAAAGGCGCCTATTGCGCCCGTTGGAAGTAAGAAAGTACAGATGCCAGAGGGTCTCTGGACGAAGTGCAAAAATTGCGAAGAGATCATCTACTCAAAGGAGATCGAACGTAATTTAAATGTTTGCCCCAAGTGCGATTATCACTTCCGCATCAGTGCCCGAGAGAGGATTGACCTGGTGATTGATGAGGGGACCTTCAACGAAACTGACCCCGATATGGCCTCGGTGGATTTCCTGAAATTCAAGGACTCCAAAAAGTACGTAGACCGTATCAAGGCTGCTGTTGCCAAGAATGGAGGCGGTGACGCCGTTGTCACAGGTTCCGGCCTGATGAACGGACAGGAAGTGGTCGTTGCGGTTTTTGATTTCGCTTTTCTCGGCGGCAGTATGGGTTCGGTTGTCGGCGAGAAAATCACCCGAGCGATCGAGCTTGGCCTTGAGAACAAGGCGCCGGTCATGGTTTTCTCCTCTTCAGGCGGGGCCCGTATGCAGGAGAGTATTCTCTCGCTGATGCAGATGGCTAAAACGAGCGCTGCACTTGCCAAACTCAAGAAGGCCGGGATACCTTTTATCTCCGTTCTGACTGATCCGACCACGGGTGGTGTTACTGCCAGCTTTGCCATGCTTGGAGACCTCAATGTTGCCGAGCCGAAAGCCTTGATCGGTTTTGCCGGACCTCGCGTCATTGAGCAGACAATTCGCCAGCAACTCCCGGAAGGTTTTCAGCGCTCTGAATATCTCCTCGACCACGGCATGGTTGACATGATTGTTTCCCGCCAGGAAATGAAAGCGCGATTGTCGCAGGCTTTACGCATCTTTACCCAGCAGGCTTCTGCTTCTTAG
- a CDS encoding bifunctional folylpolyglutamate synthase/dihydrofolate synthase, giving the protein MDFTSSLDYLYGLQRFGVKLGLGNMRALKARLPQLQEPLPCIHVAGTNGKGSVSVLLAEILKQAGLHVGLYTSPHLNCFTERIRIDGVAVTRDDIGALTEIIRLNSEDIPLTFFEATTAMALLAFCEAGVDVAVIETGLGGRLDATNIVDPQLCMITPVSVDHSEHLGSTLAEIAAEKAGIIKPGVPVVVGAQEPSAEEVLLSVATACESQVSLSGRDFSWRGDHDNFTVVVDSDHLRDLKCALAGAHQLDNFAQAVAGAIQLRKQGFKIPDAAIADAGKNVFWPGRLEWCRDSQVLLDVAHNAAGIACLADYLETQNIKRIHLVSGLSGERSPAEVLMPLVKYVVAVYAVPVSYGQSVPTCEMVAWADNQGLPVYEYTVAADGLAAACEGLGRDEYVVVCGSLYLVAELRQGVLDSHSTMEFVPETL; this is encoded by the coding sequence GTGGATTTCACCTCCAGCCTCGACTACCTCTATGGGCTGCAACGTTTTGGCGTTAAGCTCGGCCTGGGGAATATGCGGGCTTTAAAGGCCCGCTTGCCTCAACTTCAGGAACCTTTGCCCTGCATTCATGTGGCCGGGACCAATGGCAAAGGTTCTGTCAGTGTCCTGCTGGCGGAGATACTCAAACAAGCAGGGCTGCATGTTGGGCTGTATACCTCACCACACCTGAACTGTTTCACCGAACGAATCCGTATTGATGGCGTAGCGGTAACCCGCGATGATATTGGTGCTCTCACTGAAATCATTCGCCTGAATTCAGAAGACATCCCTTTAACATTTTTTGAAGCGACAACGGCGATGGCTCTTCTGGCTTTTTGTGAGGCCGGTGTCGATGTTGCTGTTATCGAAACCGGTCTTGGCGGTCGTCTGGATGCGACTAATATCGTTGATCCCCAGCTTTGTATGATTACTCCTGTCAGCGTTGACCACAGCGAACATCTGGGCTCCACACTCGCTGAAATTGCAGCGGAAAAGGCAGGCATCATCAAGCCCGGTGTGCCTGTCGTCGTCGGTGCGCAGGAGCCCTCTGCCGAGGAGGTCCTTCTGTCTGTTGCTACTGCTTGTGAGTCTCAGGTTTCCCTTTCTGGTCGTGATTTTTCCTGGCGGGGTGATCACGATAACTTTACGGTTGTTGTCGATTCTGATCATTTGCGTGATTTAAAGTGTGCTCTTGCAGGCGCTCACCAGTTGGATAACTTCGCCCAGGCTGTTGCTGGGGCAATACAGTTACGTAAACAAGGCTTCAAGATCCCCGATGCTGCCATTGCCGACGCCGGGAAGAATGTCTTCTGGCCTGGGCGCCTGGAATGGTGTCGTGATTCTCAGGTCCTTCTTGATGTCGCTCATAATGCTGCTGGAATCGCTTGTCTGGCTGATTATCTTGAGACGCAGAATATTAAGCGTATTCATCTGGTCAGTGGCTTGAGTGGTGAGCGTAGCCCCGCAGAAGTACTCATGCCACTGGTAAAATATGTCGTGGCAGTATATGCTGTACCGGTTTCTTATGGGCAGTCGGTGCCGACCTGTGAGATGGTCGCCTGGGCTGACAATCAAGGACTGCCCGTTTATGAATATACTGTGGCTGCTGATGGTTTGGCTGCGGCTTGTGAAGGTCTTGGTCGCGACGAATATGTGGTTGTGTGCGGATCTCTTTATCTGGTGGCAGAGTTAAGGCAGGGAGTCTTGGATTCGCACTCTACAATGGAGTTTGTTCCAGAGACTCTTTAA
- a CDS encoding uracil-DNA glycosylase: MAQLSPAKTRPRADYHNGPVNGFGDLQARVCLVGLAPGAHGANRTGRPFTGDGAGDFMYPLLHLAGFSNQSEVVSADDGLELNDLYITNAVKCLPPENNPNAAEFAACRPYLEKELQELKALRVIVALGHGAHKSLLRLFQSQGLIKRLAEVPFRHGSAYQLANGLTLIGCYHTSRYNVQTGRMNNRMFLDLLDQVRLLLE, encoded by the coding sequence ATGGCACAGCTTTCGCCGGCCAAAACACGCCCGCGTGCTGATTACCATAACGGGCCAGTTAACGGATTTGGTGATTTGCAGGCGCGTGTTTGCCTGGTTGGCCTGGCTCCTGGAGCCCACGGAGCCAACCGAACCGGGCGACCTTTTACCGGTGACGGTGCCGGTGATTTCATGTACCCGTTACTCCATCTTGCCGGTTTCTCAAATCAATCGGAAGTTGTCTCTGCTGATGATGGCTTGGAGTTAAATGATCTCTATATCACCAACGCCGTCAAATGTTTGCCTCCGGAGAATAATCCGAATGCTGCAGAGTTTGCAGCCTGTCGGCCTTATCTCGAGAAAGAGCTGCAGGAGCTGAAAGCCCTGCGCGTGATTGTTGCTCTTGGCCACGGTGCGCACAAGAGCTTGCTACGGCTCTTTCAGTCACAGGGTTTGATCAAGCGTCTTGCAGAAGTGCCCTTTAGGCATGGCAGCGCTTACCAGCTGGCCAATGGCCTCACGCTGATTGGTTGTTACCACACGAGTCGCTACAACGTTCAGACAGGTCGGATGAATAACAGAATGTTTCTTGATCTGCTTGATCAGGTCAGATTGTTGCTGGAATGA
- a CDS encoding TrpB-like pyridoxal phosphate-dependent enzyme, giving the protein MQSKILLSEDQLPKQWYNIIPDMPGEMAPVVHPGTLQPVSPDDLLPLFPMGLIEQEVSQERWIDIPEEVREIYKLWRPAPMFRAHQLEKALGTPAKIYYKYEGVSPAGSHKPNTAVPQAYYNKVAGTKRIASETGAGQWGSSIALACQHFGLECTVYMVKVSYGHKPYRKSMMQLWGADVFPSPSDKTNAGRAILANDPDNQGSLGIAISEAVEDAATHEDTRYALGSVLNHVCMHQTIIGLEAKEQLKIAGDYPDVVIGCHGGGSNFAGIAFPFISDKANGKDVRLLAMEPASCPTLTKGVYAFDYGDTAKMAPISKMYTLGHDFMPPGIHAGGLRYHGASPLVSQLVHEGVVEAKAVPQTACFEAAVLFARTESIIPAPESSHAIRGAIDEALQAKEEGKAKTILFNLSGHGHVDMAAYDAYFSNQLEDYEYPEAAIQESLSHLPKVG; this is encoded by the coding sequence GCTCCGGTTGTTCATCCCGGCACCCTTCAGCCGGTTTCTCCCGATGATCTCCTGCCCCTCTTCCCCATGGGCCTGATTGAACAGGAAGTCTCGCAGGAGCGCTGGATCGATATCCCGGAAGAGGTCCGTGAGATATATAAACTATGGCGTCCGGCTCCGATGTTTCGAGCGCATCAGCTGGAAAAAGCTCTCGGCACTCCGGCCAAGATTTACTACAAGTATGAAGGTGTCTCGCCGGCCGGTTCTCACAAGCCGAATACTGCCGTGCCGCAGGCTTATTACAACAAGGTTGCCGGCACCAAGCGCATCGCATCGGAAACCGGTGCCGGACAGTGGGGCTCCTCTATCGCCCTTGCTTGTCAGCACTTCGGCCTCGAGTGTACCGTCTACATGGTTAAAGTCTCTTATGGTCATAAACCTTACCGTAAGAGCATGATGCAGTTGTGGGGCGCTGATGTTTTTCCTTCACCGTCAGACAAGACCAACGCCGGGCGCGCGATTCTTGCCAATGATCCGGATAACCAGGGCTCTCTCGGTATTGCCATCAGTGAAGCTGTAGAAGACGCTGCCACCCATGAGGATACCCGTTACGCTCTGGGCAGTGTACTCAACCATGTCTGCATGCATCAGACGATTATCGGCCTCGAAGCGAAAGAACAGCTTAAAATTGCAGGTGATTACCCTGATGTAGTCATCGGTTGCCACGGCGGCGGTTCAAACTTTGCGGGAATTGCCTTCCCTTTCATCTCCGATAAAGCCAACGGCAAGGATGTCCGTCTTTTGGCCATGGAGCCGGCAAGCTGCCCGACACTAACCAAGGGAGTTTACGCCTTCGATTATGGCGATACGGCAAAAATGGCACCGATCTCGAAAATGTATACCCTCGGCCATGACTTCATGCCTCCCGGTATCCATGCGGGCGGTCTGCGTTATCATGGCGCGTCTCCCCTGGTGTCACAACTGGTTCACGAAGGGGTCGTCGAGGCAAAAGCTGTTCCGCAGACAGCTTGTTTTGAAGCTGCCGTACTCTTCGCACGCACCGAGTCTATTATCCCGGCACCAGAGTCCTCACACGCTATCCGTGGTGCAATTGACGAGGCGTTGCAGGCCAAGGAAGAAGGGAAAGCGAAAACGATTCTCTTTAACCTCTCCGGGCATGGTCATGTCGACATGGCAGCTTACGACGCTTACTTCAGTAATCAGCTGGAAGATTACGAATATCCTGAAGCTGCCATTCAGGAGTCCCTTTCACATCTGCCTAAGGTTGGCTAG
- a CDS encoding DEAD/DEAH box helicase gives MKFTELDLPSELMRGIEKVGFADLTPVQEESIPLALLGRDVAAQAQTGTGKTAAFLIALFTRLQKNKPQSKRGPRALILAPTRELVVQICADAEGLGAFCPFKVQAIFGGVDYEKQRKALQDGVDVIVATPGRLIDYAKQNVFSLKHVESLVIDEADRMFDMGFIQDLRYILRKLPPFEKRQTMLFSATLSPRVMELAYEFMNLAEKVRIEPEQVTAERVEQIVYHVSRREKFPLLLGLLKKEEGDVRVLLFVNTKREGEHLSGRLKVNDFRVAVLSGDIPQKKRLRILEDLKAGKLNFLVATDVASRGLHIEGVTHVINYDLPQDAEDYVHRIGRTARAGAKGKSISFADEDLAYFLPDIEEYIGMKIPSTVPQDEDLCNDYKRGLPHKKSPVPDKKAGGKPRPPRRRRPGANQGRNR, from the coding sequence ATGAAATTCACTGAACTTGATCTTCCCTCTGAGCTGATGCGCGGTATTGAAAAGGTTGGCTTTGCCGATCTGACGCCGGTTCAAGAGGAGTCTATCCCGCTGGCACTGCTAGGGCGTGATGTCGCTGCACAGGCCCAGACCGGCACAGGCAAGACCGCAGCCTTCTTGATCGCTCTCTTTACTCGCCTGCAAAAAAACAAGCCGCAGTCAAAGCGTGGCCCTAGGGCTCTTATCCTGGCTCCAACCCGCGAACTGGTTGTGCAGATCTGTGCTGATGCCGAGGGTTTGGGTGCCTTTTGCCCCTTCAAAGTGCAGGCGATCTTCGGCGGTGTCGATTACGAAAAACAACGCAAAGCCCTTCAGGATGGTGTCGATGTCATTGTCGCCACACCCGGTCGGTTAATCGACTATGCCAAGCAGAATGTTTTTTCCCTGAAGCATGTAGAATCATTGGTTATTGATGAGGCCGACCGTATGTTCGACATGGGTTTTATTCAAGACCTGCGTTATATCCTGCGCAAATTACCTCCTTTTGAAAAACGCCAAACGATGCTTTTCTCGGCGACTCTCTCACCTCGTGTTATGGAACTCGCCTACGAGTTCATGAACCTTGCCGAGAAAGTGCGCATAGAACCTGAGCAGGTTACTGCCGAACGGGTTGAGCAGATCGTCTATCATGTTTCGCGGCGAGAAAAGTTCCCGCTCCTGCTTGGCCTGCTTAAAAAGGAGGAAGGGGACGTCCGGGTCCTGCTTTTTGTGAATACCAAAAGGGAGGGCGAACATCTCTCTGGGCGTTTGAAAGTCAACGACTTCAGGGTTGCGGTTCTCTCGGGCGATATCCCGCAGAAGAAACGCCTGCGTATCCTTGAGGACCTCAAGGCGGGCAAGTTGAATTTTCTGGTTGCCACTGATGTTGCCTCACGAGGTTTGCACATCGAAGGTGTGACCCATGTCATCAACTATGATCTTCCGCAGGATGCCGAAGATTATGTCCACCGCATTGGTCGCACAGCTCGAGCGGGAGCCAAAGGTAAGTCGATCAGCTTTGCCGATGAGGACCTGGCCTATTTTCTGCCGGATATAGAAGAATATATCGGCATGAAGATACCGAGTACTGTTCCTCAAGACGAAGACCTTTGCAATGATTATAAGCGCGGTCTTCCCCATAAGAAATCACCGGTTCCAGACAAAAAAGCTGGCGGTAAACCTCGTCCGCCAAGGCGTCGTCGTCCCGGTGCTAACCAAGGCCGAAATAGGTAG
- the trpA gene encoding tryptophan synthase subunit alpha encodes MSRITSTLNTLKVRGEKALVTFITAGDPDLTTSEQLVHSLVEAGADLIELGFPFSDPMADGPTIQLSSERALAAGTTLRGVLDLVGRVRQHSNVPIVLMGYYNPVFTYGPAQFARDAAAVGVDGLLLVDLPPEEAEELHPLLTGAGVDLITLLAPTTGAERTAQLAAASEGFLYYVSMTGVTGSQQVDASAITSAVADIKQMSPVPVAVGFGVSTPEDAKSVAEIADAVVVGSALVKLIAEFSGTPRLQSEVKGLVRRLKAAI; translated from the coding sequence ATGTCAAGGATTACCTCTACATTAAATACTTTGAAAGTACGTGGCGAAAAAGCCCTGGTCACTTTCATTACTGCCGGAGATCCGGATCTCACAACGAGCGAGCAGTTGGTGCACAGCCTTGTCGAGGCCGGCGCCGATCTGATTGAGCTCGGCTTCCCCTTCTCTGATCCTATGGCCGACGGACCGACGATTCAGCTCTCTTCGGAGCGTGCTCTGGCCGCGGGGACGACTCTTCGCGGAGTCCTCGACCTGGTTGGCAGGGTCCGTCAGCACAGCAATGTGCCGATTGTTCTGATGGGATATTACAACCCTGTTTTCACTTATGGGCCTGCGCAGTTTGCTCGTGATGCGGCCGCTGTCGGTGTCGATGGTTTGCTTCTGGTCGATCTGCCTCCTGAAGAGGCCGAAGAATTGCACCCGCTGCTTACCGGTGCCGGAGTAGACTTGATCACGTTATTGGCCCCGACGACCGGTGCAGAGCGAACGGCACAGCTGGCCGCTGCTAGCGAAGGTTTTCTTTATTATGTGTCGATGACCGGTGTGACCGGAAGCCAGCAGGTTGATGCCTCAGCGATTACTTCTGCCGTAGCTGATATTAAGCAGATGAGCCCGGTGCCAGTCGCTGTTGGTTTTGGTGTTTCCACGCCGGAGGATGCCAAGTCTGTTGCTGAGATTGCCGATGCCGTCGTTGTTGGCAGCGCCCTGGTTAAATTGATTGCCGAGTTTAGTGGAACTCCTCGACTTCAGAGCGAAGTGAAGGGTTTGGTCCGACGACTCAAGGCTGCGATCTGA
- a CDS encoding phosphoribosylanthranilate isomerase, with protein METYSVPRVKICGITNLDDAHHAAACGADALGFVFYPGSPRFVDPDQARRIIAELPPLVTAVGLFVNEPPARIREMVEFCGLNTVQLHGDEEPDQCCYPPSRVIKALRLRGDMQASQFAAYTVSALLLDAFVPNTFGGTGHRCDWVQASTVASQHRVILAGGLNPENVAEAIRQVRPYGVDVSSGVEEKPGQKDPEKVARFIRMAKEAF; from the coding sequence ATGGAAACCTACAGTGTGCCACGGGTGAAAATCTGCGGCATTACTAATCTTGATGATGCCCATCACGCTGCTGCATGTGGAGCGGACGCTTTAGGCTTTGTCTTCTATCCGGGCAGTCCACGGTTTGTTGACCCTGATCAGGCCCGGAGAATTATTGCCGAACTGCCTCCCCTGGTGACTGCCGTGGGGCTCTTTGTCAATGAGCCACCGGCTCGTATTCGTGAGATGGTGGAATTCTGTGGGCTAAACACGGTACAATTGCACGGAGACGAAGAGCCGGATCAATGTTGCTATCCTCCTAGCCGGGTGATTAAGGCTTTGCGCCTGAGGGGTGATATGCAAGCTAGCCAGTTTGCTGCTTACACTGTCTCGGCCCTGTTGCTCGATGCCTTTGTCCCCAACACCTTCGGGGGCACCGGTCATCGTTGTGATTGGGTGCAAGCGTCCACCGTTGCGTCGCAGCACAGAGTTATCCTGGCCGGTGGACTTAACCCTGAGAATGTTGCCGAGGCTATACGCCAGGTGCGTCCTTACGGTGTTGACGTATCGAGTGGCGTTGAAGAAAAGCCCGGGCAGAAAGACCCTGAGAAAGTGGCACGGTTCATCCGTATGGCCAAGGAGGCATTTTAA